A single window of Cryptococcus depauperatus CBS 7841 chromosome 2, complete sequence DNA harbors:
- a CDS encoding 60S ribosomal protein L37a — protein MTKRTKKVGVTGKYGTRYGASLRKTVKKMEITQHARYSCPSCGKVAVKRTAVGIWNCKACNKSYAGGAYTFGTPSAAAVRSTIRRLREVAEV, from the exons ATG ACCAAGCGAACAAAGAAGGTTGGTGTCACCGGTAAATACGGTACTCGTTACGGTGCTTCCTTGAGAAAGAC TGTtaagaagatggaaattACTCAACACGCCCGTTACTCCTGCCCTTCTTGTGGCAAG GTTGCTGTCAAGCGGACTGCTGTTGGTATCTGGAATTGCAAGGCTTGCAACAAGTCTTATGCCGGTGGTGCCTACACTTTTGGAACACCTTCCGCCGCTGCCGTCCGATCCACCATTAGGAGGTTGAGGGAGGTTGCTGAGGTGTAA